From uncultured Methanobrevibacter sp., the proteins below share one genomic window:
- a CDS encoding nitroreductase family protein, with protein MNETIENLKTRRSIRKFKDEQITDEELKTILEAGTYAPTGRGLQAPKIVVIQNPDTIKELSAWNRSFFPTEMPEDMDPFYGAKTLLIVLADSEVPTWKEDGSSVLAVLVNAAHAIGVGSC; from the coding sequence ATGAACGAAACTATTGAAAACCTAAAAACAAGAAGAAGCATAAGAAAATTCAAAGACGAACAAATAACCGACGAGGAATTAAAGACCATTCTGGAAGCTGGAACCTATGCTCCAACCGGAAGAGGCCTTCAAGCCCCAAAAATAGTCGTAATACAAAATCCAGATACCATCAAGGAATTGTCAGCATGGAACAGAAGCTTTTTCCCAACTGAAATGCCAGAGGATATGGATCCTTTCTACGGTGCAAAAACATTGCTGATAGTTTTGGCCGACAGTGAAGTGCCAACATGGAAAGAGGACGGTTCAAGTGTGCTGGCCGTACTTGTAAATGCGGCCCATGCGATAGGTGTTGGATCATGCTAG
- a CDS encoding TMEM175 family protein, translating to MENLKSEIAIQLDDLSENVDDETLVKINKLKERLKEKSQDKTVDENIDRLNKVNKGLSFYQRFKQSFESDLSIDPGRLMGLTDGIFGMVMTLLIFGIALPEMQIANYSDFISFITSLAPTVGVTIVSFVLISSFWVYHHEFIKVNRLNIPYLWYNIFFLICISFIPFTTSLIGHYSQFFLSEFIFGLNIFLTLITFLIIFRYAYNRGFLENKPSKREKKYIYNTFFIIMGLTVIVNLLDFNVSNNFIYLFLLVPVISTIRDINFRMNS from the coding sequence TTGGAGAATTTAAAATCAGAAATTGCAATCCAACTTGACGATTTAAGTGAAAATGTCGATGACGAAACTCTTGTAAAAATAAACAAACTTAAAGAGAGGCTGAAAGAAAAGTCACAGGATAAGACTGTAGACGAAAATATCGACCGTCTCAATAAGGTAAACAAGGGCTTAAGTTTTTATCAGCGTTTCAAACAGTCATTTGAAAGCGACCTAAGCATTGACCCCGGAAGGCTTATGGGACTCACTGACGGAATCTTCGGAATGGTAATGACCCTTTTGATATTTGGTATTGCCCTGCCGGAAATGCAGATTGCAAACTATTCGGATTTTATCTCATTCATAACATCTTTGGCTCCAACCGTGGGAGTCACCATTGTCAGTTTTGTTTTAATCAGCTCATTTTGGGTCTATCATCATGAATTCATCAAGGTCAACAGATTGAACATACCTTATCTTTGGTATAACATTTTCTTTTTGATTTGCATATCATTCATACCGTTTACGACTTCTCTGATTGGTCATTACTCTCAGTTTTTCCTTTCAGAATTTATTTTCGGATTAAACATATTTTTAACATTAATAACATTTCTGATCATATTCAGATATGCTTATAATAGGGGATTTTTGGAAAACAAGCCTTCAAAAAGGGAGAAAAAATACATCTATAACACTTTTTTCATCATAATGGGGCTGACAGTTATAGTTAATCTCCTCGATTTCAATGTTTCAAATAATTTCATTTACCTGTTCCTTTTGGTTCCTGTAATATCCACTATTCGGGACATCAATTTTAGAATGAATTCATAG
- the purD gene encoding phosphoribosylamine--glycine ligase, producing MKVLVVGTGAREHAIADGLKDDVELYVYMSKVNPGMSKIAEFKQGDEGEVEKVAEYAVENDIDIAFIGPEAPLGKGIVDELEKNGIKCVGPTQSAARIETDKSFMRKLFEDYEIEGSLIYKVFDNSKDVSEFLDDFDRQVVVKPVGLTGGKGVKIVGDHLKDNEEAKEYSCEVIDNVMGGFAQVIIEERLIGEEFTIQAFCDGEHLAPMPAAQDHPHAFEGDVGAITGGMGSYSDVGGLLPFLSQDDYDKAVGIMQDTIKAIAEEAEPYKGILYGQFMLTADGPKLIEYNARFGDPEAMNVLPLLKTPLVDVCQAIVDGTLDKVEFENKASVCKYIVPDGYPETEYAGELIEVDEEAIEDMGAKVFYAAVSAEDDGIHLSGSRALGIVASGDSIEEAEKIAEKACEFVKGNVYHRRDVGTSELVNKRVEHMKEILN from the coding sequence ATGAAGGTTTTAGTTGTTGGAACTGGTGCCCGTGAACATGCAATTGCAGACGGTTTAAAAGACGATGTGGAATTATATGTTTACATGAGTAAAGTAAACCCTGGAATGAGCAAAATCGCCGAATTCAAACAAGGCGATGAAGGAGAAGTTGAAAAGGTAGCCGAATATGCAGTTGAAAATGACATTGACATTGCATTCATCGGTCCTGAAGCTCCACTCGGAAAAGGAATTGTTGACGAGCTTGAAAAGAACGGAATCAAATGTGTAGGACCTACCCAAAGTGCAGCACGTATTGAAACCGATAAGTCATTCATGAGAAAACTCTTTGAAGACTATGAAATCGAAGGATCACTAATATACAAAGTATTCGATAATTCCAAGGACGTATCTGAATTCTTGGATGATTTTGACAGACAGGTCGTAGTTAAGCCTGTAGGATTGACCGGTGGTAAAGGAGTAAAAATCGTAGGTGACCACCTTAAGGATAATGAAGAGGCAAAAGAATACTCATGCGAAGTAATCGACAATGTCATGGGAGGATTTGCACAGGTAATCATTGAAGAAAGATTGATTGGTGAGGAATTTACCATCCAGGCATTCTGTGACGGTGAACATTTGGCACCAATGCCTGCAGCACAGGACCATCCTCATGCATTTGAAGGGGATGTCGGAGCAATCACCGGTGGAATGGGTTCATATTCCGATGTAGGTGGATTATTACCATTCTTAAGCCAGGATGATTATGACAAGGCTGTAGGAATCATGCAGGATACCATCAAAGCTATTGCCGAGGAAGCAGAACCGTACAAAGGTATTCTTTACGGACAGTTCATGCTTACAGCTGACGGTCCTAAACTCATTGAATACAATGCAAGATTTGGAGACCCTGAAGCAATGAACGTTTTACCTTTACTTAAAACTCCATTGGTTGATGTATGTCAGGCCATTGTTGACGGAACATTGGATAAGGTCGAATTTGAAAACAAGGCCAGTGTATGTAAATACATCGTACCTGACGGATATCCTGAAACCGAATATGCCGGTGAATTGATTGAAGTGGATGAAGAGGCCATCGAGGATATGGGCGCTAAAGTGTTCTATGCTGCCGTATCTGCCGAAGATGATGGAATTCACCTTTCAGGTTCAAGGGCATTGGGTATTGTAGCCAGCGGAGATTCCATTGAAGAGGCTGAAAAGATAGCCGAAAAGGCATGTGAATTTGTCAAAGGTAACGTGTACCACAGAAGGGATGTCGGTACCTCTGAACTTGTAAACAAACGTGTCGAACACATGAAAGAAATTTTAAACTAA
- a CDS encoding cobalt-precorrin-8 methylmutase, with protein MTDKMFMGASTKQGLDIANKSREIIRGLIGDDVKDLKPIERDIVERIVHSTADPEYAKLVKISADFVDAAMASLKNNETILTDINMVRYGITRYEGEVECYIKNEEVVKIAKENQITRAAAAMRYAAANDFEGIVVSGNAPTAVFEAMDLYAKGEMNLKAIVGVPVGFVGAADSKEALHNSDIPNIIVEGPKGGTPIAVACVNSLIQHL; from the coding sequence ATGACAGACAAAATGTTCATGGGTGCATCAACTAAACAAGGTTTGGATATTGCTAATAAAAGCCGTGAAATTATCCGTGGCCTTATAGGAGATGATGTCAAAGACTTGAAACCTATAGAAAGAGACATCGTTGAAAGGATTGTTCACTCAACTGCAGATCCTGAGTATGCAAAATTGGTTAAAATCAGTGCTGATTTTGTAGATGCAGCTATGGCTTCCCTAAAGAACAATGAAACCATTTTGACTGATATCAATATGGTCAGATATGGTATCACAAGATATGAAGGGGAAGTTGAGTGTTACATTAAAAACGAAGAAGTAGTTAAAATTGCAAAAGAAAACCAGATTACAAGAGCTGCTGCTGCAATGAGATATGCTGCGGCGAATGATTTTGAAGGTATTGTCGTTTCCGGTAATGCTCCAACTGCTGTTTTTGAAGCCATGGATTTATATGCTAAAGGCGAAATGAATCTTAAGGCAATTGTCGGAGTTCCGGTCGGTTTTGTAGGTGCTGCCGATTCAAAGGAAGCACTTCACAATTCAGATATACCTAATATCATCGTTGAAGGACCTAAAGGTGGAACACCAATTGCTGTGGCTTGTGTAAATTCATTAATACAACATTTATAG
- the argF gene encoding ornithine carbamoyltransferase, translating to MGSLLSVSDIKDDVKYILEVASKIKAGEMEEKPLEGKTLAMIFQKSSTRTRVSFDVGMYQLGGRAIFLSSNDLQMGRGEPISDTAKVLSRFVDGIMIRAIKHADVEELARHSDVPVINGLTDLEHPCQALADMLTIKEHLGDWEGKKICFVGDGNNVSNSLLLIAPLLGMDMSLACPKGYEPNENILKTANEYADENGTEITITDDIGLALQNVDAVFTDVWVSMGDEAEKAKRELDFAPFQVNSDLMSLANDGAIFLHCLPAIRGQEVTSEVIDGPQSVIYDEAENRMHAQKAVLYYYMKD from the coding sequence ATGGGTAGTTTATTATCAGTCAGTGATATTAAGGACGATGTTAAATACATCCTGGAAGTGGCCAGTAAAATCAAAGCAGGTGAAATGGAAGAAAAGCCTTTAGAAGGCAAGACTTTGGCAATGATTTTTCAAAAGTCTTCAACCCGTACCAGAGTCTCATTTGATGTTGGAATGTACCAGTTAGGTGGAAGAGCGATCTTTTTGTCATCCAACGATTTGCAGATGGGAAGGGGAGAACCTATTTCCGATACCGCTAAGGTTTTAAGCCGTTTTGTTGACGGAATTATGATTCGTGCAATTAAACATGCTGATGTTGAAGAACTTGCCAGACATTCTGATGTGCCTGTTATTAACGGATTGACCGATCTTGAACACCCTTGCCAGGCATTGGCCGATATGTTGACAATAAAAGAACATCTCGGTGATTGGGAAGGTAAAAAAATCTGTTTTGTCGGTGATGGAAACAACGTTTCAAATTCCCTTTTATTAATCGCTCCACTTTTAGGAATGGATATGTCACTTGCTTGTCCTAAAGGCTATGAGCCTAATGAAAATATCCTAAAAACCGCAAATGAATATGCAGATGAAAACGGTACCGAAATCACCATAACCGATGATATAGGACTTGCCCTGCAGAATGTCGATGCGGTCTTTACCGATGTTTGGGTAAGTATGGGTGATGAAGCCGAAAAGGCAAAAAGAGAATTGGATTTTGCACCATTCCAGGTTAACTCTGATTTAATGAGTCTTGCCAATGATGGAGCCATATTCTTGCACTGCTTGCCTGCAATAAGGGGTCAGGAAGTAACCTCCGAGGTTATTGACGGGCCGCAATCCGTAATCTATGATGAAGCGGAAAACAGAATGCACGCCCAAAAAGCAGTTTTATACTATTATATGAAAGATTAG
- a CDS encoding signal peptidase I, translated as MEIDFKEVFSYAIILVIVLIAAQHLNVVVSGSMEPVFYRGDIVLVQKDNFMGINEFDPTTVEVGDVVVYDAAWYDQPVIHRVINITDINGTTMYMIKGDNNNRPDPYYVKADQIHEKVVTLGDNLVIIPKIGYLSLWLRGL; from the coding sequence ATGGAAATAGATTTTAAAGAGGTTTTTTCATACGCAATTATTCTGGTAATTGTATTGATTGCCGCTCAACATTTGAATGTTGTCGTTTCAGGCAGTATGGAACCTGTATTCTACAGGGGAGACATAGTTCTTGTGCAAAAGGACAACTTCATGGGCATAAACGAGTTTGACCCTACCACTGTGGAAGTGGGTGATGTTGTTGTTTATGATGCGGCATGGTATGACCAGCCTGTAATTCATAGGGTTATCAATATTACTGATATTAATGGAACTACTATGTATATGATCAAGGGAGACAATAATAACCGTCCTGATCCTTATTATGTTAAAGCCGACCAAATCCATGAAAAGGTTGTTACTTTAGGGGATAATTTGGTCATAATTCCAAAAATAGGTTATCTTTCCCTCTGGTTAAGAGGATTATAA
- a CDS encoding aminoacetone oxidase family FAD-binding enzyme — translation MKQYDIAIIGGGPAGIMAAIAASRTSDVILLEKNPSLGRKLLLTGGGRCNITNNKPIKQLLTFFNNKNFLKHSFYSFTNENLFSIFDFDFVEEDDNRIFPESGRSKDVLDGLTDKLDGVSISYNFEVKSISEDFVINDKLKADRIIIATGGVTYPQTGCSPDNYALTNQPITDIRYGLSPLVTRKDLSGIAGVGLNDVVISYKKSRVRGDILFSHVGLTGPAVINLSNEISEGITYNLLEGEPVIDLEIAIDLCPDHSREDLMDRFTRDFQDKGKTMLKNYLKQFLTNSFIEYFLSEINLDGDIQLSRINKKSKNRLIENLKRFTFEIVDFNSKLSKVTIGGIDLKYINPKTMESTLVPGLYFAGEVLDLHGPTGGYNLKIAFSTGYLAGLAAAEK, via the coding sequence ATGAAACAATACGATATAGCTATTATTGGTGGAGGTCCTGCCGGCATCATGGCAGCAATTGCGGCCAGCAGAACTTCCGACGTTATTTTATTGGAAAAGAATCCCTCTTTAGGTCGCAAGTTGTTGTTGACAGGAGGGGGAAGATGCAATATTACCAATAACAAACCAATAAAACAGCTATTAACTTTTTTTAACAATAAAAACTTTTTGAAGCACTCCTTTTATTCATTTACAAATGAGAATCTCTTTTCTATTTTTGATTTTGACTTTGTCGAGGAGGATGACAACAGGATTTTTCCCGAAAGCGGAAGGTCCAAGGATGTCCTTGACGGGTTGACGGATAAGTTAGATGGTGTAAGTATAAGTTATAACTTTGAAGTTAAAAGCATCAGTGAAGATTTTGTTATAAATGATAAGTTAAAAGCCGACAGGATTATCATCGCAACAGGCGGTGTGACATATCCTCAGACCGGATGCAGTCCGGACAATTACGCTTTGACAAATCAACCCATAACCGACATAAGATATGGTCTGTCTCCCTTGGTTACCCGAAAGGACCTTTCAGGAATTGCCGGTGTGGGCTTGAATGATGTTGTTATAAGTTATAAGAAAAGCAGGGTTCGAGGAGACATACTGTTTTCACATGTCGGACTTACCGGACCTGCCGTCATAAACCTGAGCAATGAAATCTCAGAAGGTATAACTTATAACTTATTGGAAGGCGAACCGGTAATTGATTTGGAAATTGCCATTGATTTATGTCCTGACCATTCAAGAGAGGATTTGATGGACAGGTTCACTAGGGATTTCCAGGATAAGGGAAAGACAATGCTTAAAAACTATCTGAAGCAATTTTTAACCAACAGTTTCATCGAATACTTTTTATCCGAAATCAATCTGGACGGCGATATTCAGCTGTCACGAATAAACAAGAAAAGCAAAAACCGCCTGATTGAAAACCTGAAGCGTTTTACATTTGAAATTGTTGACTTTAATTCAAAATTATCCAAGGTTACCATAGGCGGAATCGATCTTAAGTATATCAATCCAAAAACAATGGAGTCAACTTTAGTGCCGGGTTTATATTTTGCAGGTGAAGTTTTGGATTTGCATGGTCCAACCGGTGGATATAATCTGAAGATTGCCTTTTCGACAGGTTATCTTGCGGGTCTCGCAGCCGCTGAAAAATAA
- a CDS encoding MATE family efflux transporter, with product MEKNENVEMITGDPKKAINKLSIPIIASMFLIFANNIIDSIWVAGLGPDPLAALGYVTPLFMIMVGFGNGLGAGGNSLISRYIGAEDKSSANNAAIHNLILSAVVSIVITIIFLAFLKPLLMLMGASSVIGYATDYAFIIFAWTFGLLMPPIVGGAFRAEGDIKRATVPIALAAIINMILDPIFIYTLNMGIQGAAWATALGPFISLLLMFYWIFVKKDTYLSYNRKDFHNNLSMYKDILVVGIPASLEQLVLSVLTIFVNFMLTIVSGPVAVAVYTAGWRIINIGMLPAIGVGTAAISVAGVAFGARKYENLRIVARYAVKVALIASIIVCVILIVFSNQIAVIFSYSESSAKLAPAIAGFLQIMSLFILYVPFGASAGNVFQGVGKGTISFLLTTFREFILVLIFAYLLGFTFHMGEFGIYCGMLLGGGIGSLICYACIELYINKLIRGRGNAV from the coding sequence ATGGAAAAGAATGAAAATGTAGAAATGATTACAGGAGACCCTAAAAAGGCGATAAACAAACTGTCAATACCGATTATAGCAAGTATGTTTCTGATATTTGCAAACAATATCATTGACAGCATATGGGTAGCAGGACTCGGACCGGACCCATTGGCGGCACTTGGATACGTTACCCCGCTCTTCATGATAATGGTGGGATTCGGTAACGGACTTGGAGCCGGTGGTAACTCCCTCATATCAAGATATATCGGAGCGGAAGACAAATCATCAGCAAACAATGCCGCAATACACAACCTGATATTAAGTGCGGTAGTGTCAATAGTAATCACAATCATCTTTTTGGCGTTTCTAAAGCCTTTACTTATGCTTATGGGAGCATCATCAGTAATCGGTTATGCAACAGACTATGCATTCATAATATTCGCATGGACATTCGGTCTTTTAATGCCACCAATAGTTGGAGGAGCCTTCCGGGCGGAAGGAGACATAAAAAGAGCCACAGTGCCTATTGCTCTGGCCGCAATAATCAACATGATTCTGGATCCTATATTCATCTACACCCTGAACATGGGAATTCAGGGAGCCGCATGGGCAACAGCCCTCGGGCCGTTCATAAGTTTACTTTTGATGTTTTACTGGATATTCGTCAAAAAGGACACCTATCTTTCATACAACAGGAAAGACTTCCACAATAACCTTTCAATGTACAAGGACATATTAGTGGTCGGTATTCCAGCAAGCTTAGAACAGCTGGTTCTTTCCGTTTTGACAATATTTGTAAACTTCATGCTTACAATCGTATCCGGACCTGTGGCCGTGGCAGTATATACAGCCGGATGGAGAATAATAAACATTGGAATGCTTCCGGCAATCGGAGTAGGTACCGCAGCAATATCAGTAGCTGGAGTTGCATTCGGTGCCAGAAAATATGAAAATTTAAGAATTGTTGCAAGATATGCAGTGAAAGTGGCATTGATAGCTTCAATAATCGTGTGTGTGATTCTAATAGTATTCTCAAATCAGATAGCAGTCATATTCTCATATTCCGAAAGCAGTGCAAAACTCGCGCCGGCAATAGCTGGGTTCCTTCAGATAATGAGTCTCTTCATATTGTACGTTCCATTCGGTGCAAGTGCAGGTAACGTGTTCCAGGGAGTCGGAAAGGGAACAATATCCTTCCTTTTGACAACATTCAGGGAATTCATACTGGTACTTATCTTTGCATACCTTTTGGGTTTCACATTCCATATGGGAGAGTTTGGAATTTACTGCGGAATGCTTCTTGGAGGAGGAATCGGATCACTCATATGTTACGCATGTATCGAACTCTACATCAACAAGCTTATAAGGGGAAGGGGCAATGCCGTTTGA
- the hemL gene encoding glutamate-1-semialdehyde 2,1-aminomutase has protein sequence MYSEELFNESKKYFPGGVNSPVRAFKPYPFFVKSAGGSKLTDEDGQTYIDYCLAYGPLILGHANPKVVREVSNQLTIGTAYGTPTENEIKLAKEVIDRIPSAEMVRFCNSGTEATMSAIRLARGFTKRDKIVKFEGAYHGAHDYVLVKGGSGAATLPDSPGIPEDTTKNTLSVPFNDEEALTELIEKEGENIACIIMEVVMGNVGCIEPKPGFLEFIRKITEENGIVLIFDEVITGFRASRGGAQQYYGVTPDLTTLGKIVGGGLPMGAFCGKREIMEMIAPQGPVYQAGTFSGNPVSVQAGLSTMAQLDDAFYKELERKGNFLRGNIASIIDDEGYNVQPVGLASMFQIYFNPAEVNNYADAQESDRKQFLRYFKTLLKEGVFIPPSQFECNFISNAHSMEDLQNTSDAIELALKEAFRKRRR, from the coding sequence ATGTATTCAGAAGAATTGTTCAATGAATCTAAAAAGTATTTCCCTGGTGGAGTTAACTCTCCGGTAAGGGCTTTTAAACCATATCCATTTTTCGTTAAAAGTGCAGGAGGATCCAAACTCACTGACGAGGATGGTCAGACTTATATCGATTACTGTTTGGCATACGGTCCTTTGATACTGGGCCATGCTAATCCTAAGGTTGTAAGGGAAGTTTCCAACCAACTTACCATCGGTACTGCTTACGGTACTCCAACCGAAAATGAAATCAAACTGGCAAAAGAGGTAATAGACAGAATCCCTTCAGCCGAAATGGTAAGGTTCTGTAACAGTGGAACCGAGGCTACCATGAGTGCCATCAGACTGGCAAGAGGATTTACCAAAAGAGACAAGATTGTAAAATTCGAAGGCGCATACCATGGTGCACATGACTACGTATTGGTCAAAGGAGGTTCCGGTGCTGCAACTCTACCTGATAGTCCTGGAATTCCTGAAGACACTACCAAAAATACATTGTCAGTACCATTCAATGATGAAGAGGCCCTAACAGAGTTAATTGAAAAAGAAGGCGAAAACATTGCATGTATCATCATGGAAGTTGTTATGGGCAATGTCGGATGTATCGAACCAAAACCTGGATTTTTAGAATTCATAAGAAAAATCACTGAAGAAAACGGTATTGTATTGATATTTGATGAGGTAATCACCGGTTTCAGGGCTTCACGTGGTGGTGCACAACAGTATTATGGTGTAACTCCTGACTTGACAACCCTCGGTAAGATTGTCGGTGGTGGCCTTCCAATGGGTGCATTCTGTGGTAAAAGAGAGATAATGGAAATGATTGCACCGCAAGGTCCAGTTTATCAGGCAGGTACATTTTCAGGCAATCCCGTTTCCGTTCAGGCAGGACTGTCCACTATGGCACAGTTGGATGACGCTTTCTATAAGGAACTTGAACGCAAGGGCAATTTCCTTAGGGGAAACATCGCTTCAATAATTGATGATGAAGGATACAATGTTCAGCCTGTGGGACTTGCATCAATGTTCCAGATATATTTCAATCCGGCTGAGGTAAATAATTATGCTGATGCACAGGAATCTGACAGAAAACAGTTCCTGAGATACTTTAAGACTTTATTGAAGGAAGGTGTATTCATACCGCCTTCACAATTTGAATGTAATTTCATATCAAACGCTCATAGTATGGAAGATTTACAAAACACTTCCGATGCTATAGAATTGGCTTTAAAGGAAGCATTTAGAAAAAGAAGAAGGTAG
- the argS gene encoding arginine--tRNA ligase, with product MYFEIEKQAIDAINKALDQYDVEVDRDFRLDFPPNPNLGDLASTIAFALTKKLKTSPPEVAADLVEKIEVPEIFSKVQNFGPYVNFFIDYNKFSKMLLDKVDENYGQLPAYDEKIVLEHTSANPNGPLHIGHIRNSIFGDSLARLLKLAGREVETQYYVNDMGRQIAIIVCGITELGLKIEDYEGEKLDHKIGKLYFDANKAVEEDENLAAKVDELIQKYENGDDEELNKIFEHVVSSCLSGMKQTLQRININHDDFVWEGKFVRSGEVDDLVNYIQREGFTRENDVLYIDLTDFNIEKEFVLRRSNGTSLYSTRDLAYHKYKATLGDTVLDILGSDHKLAAEQIRVIFEEILRQEAPEVIFYEFITLPEGSMSTRRGKFVSVDELIDEAVLRATDEIKSRNPDLSDDEVASMAEEIGIGAVRFFIAKLSPEKHLTFKWDEALSFERGCASIQYAHARACKLLKKSGKDVSSLSIADEWVPDEVEQDLIRQIAKFPQVVEDCANKKRVHNITQYCQDLAGSFNKFYKDEQVIGSDVEDTRLILVDRAKTTIKNALDILGVSAPEKM from the coding sequence ATGTATTTTGAAATTGAAAAACAAGCTATTGATGCCATTAACAAGGCATTGGATCAATATGATGTAGAAGTCGACAGGGATTTTAGATTGGACTTTCCGCCTAATCCTAACTTGGGTGATCTTGCAAGTACCATTGCATTTGCACTCACTAAAAAGTTAAAGACTTCCCCTCCGGAAGTTGCTGCTGATTTGGTTGAAAAAATTGAGGTTCCTGAAATATTTTCCAAAGTTCAGAACTTCGGTCCTTATGTAAATTTCTTTATTGATTATAACAAATTCTCAAAAATGTTATTGGATAAGGTTGACGAAAACTATGGTCAGCTTCCGGCATATGATGAAAAGATAGTTCTCGAGCACACTTCAGCCAATCCAAACGGCCCTTTACATATTGGACATATTAGAAACTCCATTTTTGGTGATTCTCTTGCAAGACTTTTAAAATTGGCCGGAAGAGAAGTTGAAACTCAGTATTATGTAAATGATATGGGCAGACAAATCGCAATCATCGTTTGCGGTATTACCGAACTAGGTCTTAAGATTGAAGATTATGAAGGAGAAAAACTCGACCATAAAATCGGTAAGCTTTACTTCGATGCCAACAAGGCTGTTGAAGAAGATGAAAATTTAGCGGCTAAGGTAGATGAACTCATACAGAAATATGAAAATGGCGACGATGAGGAATTAAATAAAATCTTCGAGCATGTAGTTTCAAGTTGTCTGTCTGGAATGAAGCAGACACTTCAAAGAATCAATATAAATCATGATGATTTCGTATGGGAAGGCAAGTTTGTAAGAAGCGGTGAAGTTGATGACCTTGTAAACTACATCCAAAGGGAAGGTTTCACCCGTGAAAACGATGTGCTCTATATCGATTTGACAGATTTCAATATCGAAAAGGAATTCGTTTTAAGACGTTCAAACGGAACATCACTCTACTCTACCCGTGATTTGGCATACCACAAGTATAAGGCAACCTTAGGAGATACTGTTTTAGATATTTTAGGTTCAGACCATAAACTGGCTGCAGAACAAATCAGAGTTATCTTTGAGGAAATCTTAAGACAGGAAGCACCTGAAGTGATTTTTTATGAATTCATCACATTGCCTGAAGGATCCATGTCAACAAGAAGAGGTAAATTCGTTTCAGTTGATGAACTGATTGACGAAGCAGTTTTAAGGGCAACTGATGAGATTAAATCAAGAAACCCAGATTTATCTGATGATGAAGTTGCTTCAATGGCTGAAGAGATTGGTATCGGAGCTGTTAGATTCTTCATTGCAAAGCTCTCTCCTGAAAAGCACCTTACATTCAAGTGGGATGAGGCATTAAGCTTTGAGAGAGGATGTGCATCTATCCAGTATGCACATGCAAGGGCATGCAAATTGCTTAAAAAATCAGGTAAGGACGTATCTTCATTAAGTATTGCTGATGAATGGGTGCCTGATGAGGTTGAACAGGACTTAATCAGACAAATCGCCAAGTTCCCACAGGTTGTTGAAGACTGTGCAAACAAGAAAAGGGTTCACAACATCACACAATACTGTCAGGACTTAGCAGGTTCATTCAACAAGTTCTACAAAGATGAACAGGTTATTGGTTCTGATGTGGAAGATACCAGATTAATATTGGTTGATAGAGCAAAAACAACCATTAAAAATGCTTTAGATATTTTAGGTGTTAGTGCACCTGAAAAAATGTAG
- a CDS encoding MarR family winged helix-turn-helix transcriptional regulator: MPFDDDIPTPPLVSLLHRRQNTFLNKKLKDVNLSAGLYPLLVKTYKNKGISQEELAEALHINESTVTRNLEKLEKKGLITKTPQKRKKIINVTDEGAEIAQTIMDYDDEWDNVIKKYITPDEYENFRKTLIKICEDLK, from the coding sequence ATGCCGTTTGATGATGACATTCCCACTCCACCACTGGTTTCGCTCCTGCACAGAAGACAGAACACATTCCTCAACAAGAAACTGAAAGATGTAAACCTGAGTGCGGGATTGTATCCCCTGCTTGTCAAAACCTACAAAAACAAGGGAATCAGTCAGGAAGAGCTTGCCGAAGCCCTGCACATCAACGAGAGTACTGTCACAAGAAACCTTGAAAAGCTCGAAAAGAAAGGATTGATAACAAAAACTCCTCAAAAAAGGAAAAAAATTATTAATGTTACAGATGAAGGTGCAGAAATAGCCCAGACAATAATGGATTATGATGATGAATGGGACAATGTAATTAAAAAATACATCACCCCAGATGAGTATGAAAATTTCAGAAAAACGCTTATAAAAATATGCGAGGACTTAAAATGA